GGTGCGGATGAAGTCGTCGAAGGAGAGCGCCAGCGGGTCGCGCAGGGCGGCGAACGCGTCGGCGTTGCGGTCGACGAACTCCCACACGGGGACGCCCTCGGCCTCCGCGGCCAGCACGTTCTTGAGCGAGTTGTCGTCGGTGCCGCTCAGCAGACGGACGTCGTCGCCCCGCCCGCGGCGGTGCCGGGCAAGGGTGTCGGCCTGCACCAGCTCCAGGGCGAAGCCCAGGTGCGGGCGGGCGTTGACGTACGGAATGGTCGTGGTGATGTAGTGGCGTGATGCGGTCATCGGTCCTCCCGCCGGTACCGGGACCTGGTCCGCACACGCGTCGAGGCCCCGTCCCGGGGCCTCGGATTCGGTACGCGTCCGTGCTCAGCAGCCCCAGTGCGGGGGCATCATCCGGTGCTGAGTCGAAGGCGTGATCATGGGGTCGAGGCTAGCAAGGGGGCCCGGCCGCGGACATCTCCTTTTCGGCGTCCGCCGCAGCCGATGCCGTTGCTCTAGGGTCGGGCACCATGACGGTGCAACTGTGCGTACTCCTCTGGGCCCGGCCGGGCGCCTCGGCCGCGCTCACCGCGTACGAGGACAAGGTGCTGGCGCTGCTCGGTGACCATGGCGGGCGGCTGGTGCAGCGGGCGCGGGCGGACGGGGCCGAGGGCAGGCCGGACGAGGTGCAGCTGATCGAGTTCGCGGCGCGGGCCGGGTACGAGGGGTTCCTGGACGACCCGCGCCGGACGGTGCTTGCGGACGAGCGTGACGCGGCTGTGGCCCGCACCGATCTCTATCCGGTCGAGCTCGTCTGACCGCTTCCCGTCAGCTCTTGCCGAGGAGCCGCCAGATCTGGTTCCTCTTGGTGCTGAGCACGCTCGCCGCGTCGCACGTCCACTGGTGGACCGGCGCCCCGGCCGTGGTGGAGACGTTGCTGACGTCCACGCACTTGCCGCTGTGCACGGCGACGAGCTGGTAGTCCTTGCCGTTGCCGAGTGCGGTGACGGGGTGGAGCGTGAACTGCTGGTTGGTACCGCCGTTGCAGGTGTACTGGGTGACGGCGGCACCGTCCGCGGTGGACGCCTGCCGGACGTCGAGGCACTTGCCGCTCAGCTCGTTCACCACGGTGTAGGTGTTGGTCTTCCCCGCCACCGGCTTGAGGTCGAGCATCTGCTGGTAGCCGCCCTCGCAGTACCACTGCTGGTACTGGGTGCCGTCGGCGGTGCTCAGGTCGGTGTCGTCCAGGCACTGCCCGCTGTTCTGGCTGACCGCTACGGTGGAGACGGTGGTGTTGGACGGCGGGAGCAGGGTGACGGTGTAACCGTCCTTGGCGTTGGTCCAGGGAAGGCTCACCGAGGCCGCGTTGCCGCTGACGGTGAGGGTGGTGTCGGCGATCGTCTCGGGACCGGCCACCGCGGCACCGTTGTTGTGGGGGACGCGCTGGACGACGGCACGGACCCTGCCGCTCTCCACCACGGACGTGGTGTTGAGGCCCGTGAGGTTGACGATGACCGTGCCGGTGTTGCCGTTGCTGCCGAGCAGGATCTTGGCGTTCTTGGCGGTGTTGTCCTTGGTGGCGAGGCCGTCGGTGCCCGTGCCCGGGACGAGGTTGACGATGTTGCCGCTCTGGGAGCCGTAGTACCGGTACATGAACCACTCGCCCAGCGGCAGATACTGCCCCGCGCTGTTCTTGGTCAGGAGGTTGGCCTCGTTGTCGTGCAGCCCGTTGCCGGAGGCCCAGTTGCCGCGCAGCCCGTCGGCACCGGCCCGCTCCAGCCGCCCGATGAACCAGGCGCCGCCGCCCGGGGACTGCATGGAGAGGGTGGCGTACTCGTTGATCTGGTACGGACGGGTGTGGGTCAACCCGGCTGCGGCGAGCGTGGAGTTGGCGCGGCCGACGTCGGTGGCCGGGTCGCCGGGTTCGTCGTGCCAGCTGTAAATGTCCGGGGCGGCGTTGTTGGCCTTGACGTAGTTCAGATACGTCGTCCACCAGGTGTTGGAGGCGTTGGGCTGGCTCGCCGAACTCGGCCCGACGATCAGCTGATCGGGGAACGCGGCCCGCACGCGGGCGTGGAAACGCGACCACATCTGGAGGTACTGGCTCTGCGAGGCGCCCCAGAAGATGTTCAGGTCGGGCTCGTTCCACAGGTCCCACTGGACCGTCATGTTGTTGGCGCGGACGTCGTTGACGAGTTGGGTGACGAAATTGTCGAACTGCGTCCAGTCGCCGTTGTCACCGGGCCAGCCCTGGCTGGTGGTGCCGTCGGCGCCCCACAGGTCGTGCGGGAGCAGCACGAACGTGCCGCCGAGGGCGACGGTGCGCTTGTACTGGGCGAGTGTGGAGTTCCAGCGGGTCCGGTAGTCGGCGAGGCTGGTGGCGTAGCCGCCGCTGTTGAGCTGGGCGCCGCCGGCCCGCATGGAGTGCCACTTGATGTCCTTGAAGAAGTGGTCCTGCGGGAGTGAGCCGTTGGGCGTCATGCCGTAGATCATTCCGGAGGCGTGGTAGGTGGGGGCGCCTCCGGCGGTGGCGAAGTCGACGGTGACGCTGGTGTCCGCGGCCTGTGAGGGGGCTGCGGGCAGCAGGGTCGTGGCCAGGGCGGTCAGGAGGACGGCGACGGAGGCAGTGACTCGGCGGCCGGATCTGCCGGGCGTCCAGGGCGATTTCACAGTGCGGCTCCTGCAAGGGTGGGGTGGTCCCCGGGCCCGGTCAGGCCCGGGGTGGTGCAGGAGGCGGCCGGTCAGTGGCCGTCTCTGTGGGCGTGCGCCTCGGCCAGCAGCAGATAACTGGCGGCGGTCCAGGTGTAGGCGCGGTCGCGGAGGCCCGTTCCGGTGACGGCGTCGAAGTTCTCGGCGAAGCCGTGCGTCTCGCACAGGGTCCGGAAGCGGGCGCTGATGTCGTCGGCGAGCCGGTGATGGCCGGCGCGGCGCAGACCGTCCTCGATGAGGACGGTGGCGGGGGCCCAGATGGGGCCGCGCCAGTAGCCGTCGGCGAGGTAGTGCGGGGAGGTGGTGAGTTCGGTGGCCAGGCCGTACGGCGTGAGGTGGGCCTTGATGTGGTCGGCGAGCGCGCTGCCGACGTCGGCGGGCAGCTGCTCGCCCAGCACGATGGGCATCAGGTCGAGGAGACTGGCGGTGCTCCACGTGTCCCCCGTGGCGGCGCCCCGGGCGACGAACCGGTCGCCGGTCCAGAGCTGGTCCAGGAGCGCGGCCTGCATCTCCTCGGCCGCCCCGGTCCACCGGAGTACGTCCTCCTGTTGGCCGAACTCCTCGGCGAGCGCGGCGAGTTCCCGCATCTGAAGGATCAGGAAGGCGGCCAGGTCGGCGGTGACGACCACCCGCTCGGGGTCGAAGGTGGTGGCGTTGTCCCAGCCGCTGTCGTTGCCGTGCTGGTAGTACGGCAACGCGGCGCCGGGAGCGCGGCGGGCGGTCAGCCAGAAGTCGGTCCAGCGCTCCAACCGCTCGTACACCTCGGCGAGTTCGGCCCGGCTCGGCGGCGTCGGCAAACGGCGGCGCAGCCGGCCGAAGGCCCAGCCGTGGATGGGCGGTTTGACGAAGTTGTGGAGCACCTCGGAGTGGGTGACCGAGTCGGGCAGGGCTCCGCCGGCATCCTGGTGGTCGAAGGGCAGATGGAACTGGTCGAGGCCGAGTTCAGGGCAACCCGGCGCCAGGGCAAGGGCGTTGAAGCAGTGGTCCCAGCTCCACACCTTGTCCATCCAGTGCTTGGACATCAGCACGCCCGGCCGGGTGACCAGACCGGCCGGGCGGACGGTCGCCGACCAGATGACGTATGCGGCGAGTTCGGCGGCCGGGGTGTCGGCCGATCGCCAGGGGGCCACCGCGTCGACGAAGTCGGCGAAGGCACCTCGCGCGGACTCCACGACGTCGTCGAAGGCCGTCGAGGCCGCGTACGGCGGGCGGGCGGTGTCGAGTTCCTCGACCGCGATCTCCCAGCCGCCCGCCCCCGCGCCGCCCACGGTGAGACCGCGGTCGCCGCTGCCCAGGGCCTGGTCCCCGGCCGTCTCCGCGATCGTGCCGGACAGCACGGTGACGCGGTAACGGCGTCCGGTCTCGTACGACGTGAACACATACGCGTCCGCCGCCGGGTCGTGGAAGAAGTACGTGCCGCTGAACGGGGTCAGGGCCCGCGCCGCGGCGAACACCCCGAGGTCCAGGCCGCTCCCCCGCAGCCGTACGGTGTCCGGCGATGCGTAGGCGAGCTCGACGCGCCCCTGTTCGCCCTCCCAGGTGAGCAGTCCCGGGGTCGCCCGCCAGGTGGTCCGGGCCCGCTCGCCCCGGGTGAGTGGGACCAGGCGCAGGACGGCGTGCATGCCGTTCTGGTGCGAGACGAGGTGGAGATCGTCGGCGTACGTCTTCTCGGCCACGACGGGAGAGATGTCGAACCAGGATCCGTACGTGCTGAAAGGGATGTCGGAGAGGGAGAAGGCCGGGCCGGTCCGGGCGACGGTCATGAAGGGGCTACTCGTTTCTTCGGCGAGGGCGTGCGGAGGGTGGCTCAGTCCTTGACGGCACCGGCGGTCACACCGGCGGCGACATAGCGCTGGGCGAGGACGAGGATGACCGCGGCGGGCAGGGAGGCCACGACGGCGGTGGCCATGATGGCGTTCCACTCCTGGTTGTTGTTGCCGATGTAGTGGTAGATGCCGAGCGTGATCGGCTCGTGGGCGCCGCCGTTGACGAGGGTGCTGGCCAGGACGAAGTCGGACCAGGACCACAGGAACGCGAACAGCGACACCGTGACGACGGCGTTGCGGCTCATCGGCAGCACGACGGACCAGAAGGTGCGCAGCGGCCCGGCGCCGTCGGTCCGGGCGGCCTGGAGGAGTTCGCCGGGGATGCCGGACATGAACGCGGTGAAGATGAGCACCGCGAAGGGCACGGCCAGGGTGGAGTCGGCGACGATCAGGCCGGGGACGGACTGGAGCAGGTCGAGCTGGAGGTAGATGGCGTAGAAGCCCATCGCCATGATGATGCCGGGGATCATCTGGGCGGCCAGCAGGACGAAGCTGAGGACGCCGCCCCCGCGGGGGCGCAGCTTGGCCAGCGCGTAGCCGGCGGGCGCGGCCAGGGCCACGGTCAGGGCGACGGTGCCGAGTCCGACGACGAGGCTGGTGCCGAGGTAGGGCAACTGGTCGTCGAGGACGGCCCGGTAGCCGGCCAGGGTGCCGTGCACCGGGAACAGGTCGGGTGGGCTCTTGCGCATGTCCTGGTCGCGGGTGAAGGACACGTTGACCATCCAGTAGACCGGGAAGAGCATGATTCCCGTCAGCAGCACACCGAGGGCCGTCTTCCATCCTGTCCTCATGACAGCGCCTGCTTTCTCTGCACCCGGACGTAGACCAGGCCGAAGACCAGCGCGGCGACCACGAGGAGGTTGCCGACGGCCGCGCCCGGGCCGAAGGCGGGCACCAGGTTGCCGAAGCCGAGCTGGTAGGACCAGGTGGCGAAGGTGGTGGACGAGTCCGCGGGACCGCCCTTGGTCATGATCCAGATGATGTCGAAGACCTTGAGCGTGTAGACGAGGCCCAGCAGCAGGGTGATCGCGGAGACCGGGCGCAGCAGCGGGAAGGTGATGCGCCAGAACCGCTGCCAGGCGCCCGCGCCGTCGAGGGCGGCGGCCTCGTACAGCGAGGTCGGGATGGACTGGAGGCCGCTGTAGAGCACGACCAGGTTGAAGGGGACGCCGATCCAGACGTTGGCGATGATCACCGAGGTCAGTGACCAGTCCGGCGAGGTCAGCCAGTTGACCGGGTCGATGCCGACGGCGCTCAACAGGGCGTTCACCACCCCCGATTCACTGCTGAGCATCCAGGACCAGGTCGAGGCCGACACGATCAGCGGCAGCAGCCACGGCACCAGGAACAGGGCCCGCAGGGTGGCCGAGAGCCGGAAGTGCTGGTTGAAGAAGACCGCGAGGGCCAGACCGAGGGCGTACTGCAACACCAGGCACACGGCGGTGAACACCACGGTGTGCAGCAGGGCGGGCGCGAAGGTCGGATCGTCCAGAATCGTGCGGTAGTTGGCGAGACCGGTGAAGGGCGCGTCGCCCTGGACGAAGGAGCGGACGGTGTAGTCGCGCAGGCTCAGATCGAGGTTGCGGTAAAGCGGATAGGCGTAGAAGAGGACGAGGTAGAGGGTCACCGGGGTGAGGAACGCCCAGGCGGCCCACTGCTGGGAGGTGGGGCGGCGGCGCGGTGCGGTGGTGGGGGCCGGACCGCCGAGCGTGGCCCGGCGGTCCGGCTGCTGGAGCGTGGCACTCATCAAAGGGCCCTGACGTGAGGTCACTTGACGGCGGACTGGGCGGCGGACAGCGCGTCCTTCGGGGACTTCGAGCCACTGAGGGCGAATTGCACGGCCTTCCACAACTGCTCGGAGATCTTCGGGTACTTGGTGCCCAGGTCGTCACGCGAAGCCGGCCTTCTTGGCGTTGGCGAGCTGCCAGGTGCCGTTCTCGGCGAAGGCGTAGTCGCCGCTCGCGAACTCCTGCCAGCTGGTGGTCTGGGTGTTGTTGATGACCGAGTTGGGCGCGTACCCCTTCTTCATCCAGTCGCTCCACAGGGCCAGGGCGGAGACGCCCTCGGTGGAGTCGAGTTCGGTGAGCTGGGCGCCCGATCCCCAGAACCACGGCAGGAACTGGAAGCTGCCCTCCTCGGTGCCGATCGCGGAGAAGGTGATGCCCTTCTTGCCGGCCTTGTCGACCTTGGCCAGGGCCGCGGTCAGCGAGGCCCAGTCCTTGACCGAGGCGATGTCGACGCCGGCCTTCTTCAGGACGTCCTTGTTGTAGTAGAGGGCGAGGGTGTTGGCGCCGATCGGGGTGCCGTACGTCTTGCCGCCGGTCTGGCCGGCCGCCAGCAGGTTGGGGTCGACCTTGGAGGTGTCCAGCTTGTTGTCGTCGGTCGTGGTGAGCACCCCCGCCTCAGCCAGCGTCGAGACGACCGGGTTGTCGACGATGAGGAGGTCCGCGGAGTTGTCCTGCTGGGCCGCGAGCAGCGCCTTGTTCGACAGGTCGCTGGTGTCGAAGGCGGTCCGCTTGACCTTCACCCCGGCCTCGGTGCCACAGGAGTCCAGCAGCTTCGCCCAGGCCGAGCTCTTGTCGAACTGCGGGTACGGGTCCCAGATCGTGTACGTCCCGCTGTCCGCCGTGTTCGATCCATCGTCCGAGCCGGAGCCACAGGCGGTGGCGGTGCCGGCGACGGCCAGGGCGGCGAGGGCGGCGGCGGTCAGGCGACGGCGCCTTGAGGTGCTGTTCATCGCGGATTCCTTCGGTTCTGGGCATGCGGGTGCCGAGGCACGGGCTTTCGGGCAGGGAGGTGCCGAGGTGCGTGGCGTGGAGACATGACGGTGCCGAGGCAGTGGGGTGCCGGGCGGAAACGGGCACGGCGAACGGCGCCGTGGTGCGATGGCGCTGAGAAGGGGTTCCGGGGAGCCGGGGTCAGGCGGTGGCGACCCCCGCGGGCCCGGTACTGGCCCGCAAGGAGATCGGCGGCGTGAGCAGATGGTGCCGGGGCGGCGCGTCAGGATCGTCGAGCCGCTCCACCAACAGCTCGACGGCGAGACGGCCCAACTCGGCCGCCGGTACGTCCGCCGCCGTGAGCTGCGGGGTCACCGTCTCCGCCCAGCGGCCGGCCACGACACCGGTGATGGAGAAGTCGCGCGGGACATGGCGGCCCGCCTCGGCGAGCCCCCGGTAGATGCCGCCGAGGGCGGCCTCGTTCAGGGTGACCAGGGCGGTGGTGTCCGGGTCGTCGTGCAGGATGCGTTCCACGCAGGTCTGCCCCGAGGCCGCGTCGTCCCCGCAGCAGTACGTCCGGACCGTCAGCCCACGCTCGGCGGCGGCCTTGGTGAAGCCGTCCAGGCCGCGGTGGGCGGACTCGTATCCGGCCCGCAGCAGCTGCTCGGGCCGGTTGACGAAGGCGACCCGGCGGTGGCCGAGGTCCGCCAGGTGGTGCACGCACGCCGCCGCCAGGGCGGTGTGGTCGAGCGCCACCCACCAGTCGCCCTCGGGGCGGGCGGTGCGGCCGATGGCGACGAAGGGGAAGTCCAGCTCGGCCAGGTGATCGACCCGGTCGTCCGCCAGCCTGATCTCCATCAGGATCGCGCCGTCCACCCGCCGCTCCGCCAGCAGCCGCTGGAAGGAACGGTCGCTGTCGACGCCGCTGGGTGACAGCAGCACGTCGTAGTCGTAGGCCGCGGCGGCCTCCACCACGCTGCCGATGAAGTCGAGCTGCATGCCCGTGTAGTGGTTCCCGGCCGGTGGGAAGACCAGCCCGATCGTGCTGGTCCGCCCGTTGGCCAGGGCGCGGGCGCTGGCGCTGGGCCGGTAGCCCAGTTCGTCGACGACCTGCTGGATCTTGCGTCGGGTGTCCTCCGAGACCGGGCGCTTGCCGCTCAGGGCATAGGAGACGGTGCTGCGGGAGACACCGGCCCGCCGGGCGATCTCACCGATGTTCACGGGACTCCTTCATCGAACCGGTGCCGGCGCGAACCGTTGTCGAACCGGTTCGCGTGAAGTGACGGTAGGAAGGGTCCGAGCGGCTGTCAACACCTTCGACGGCGTCAGGAGTTCCTTGTGTCCGGGGGATTGCCCGCCCCATGCCCCGGTGCTAGCTTGCCGAACCGGTTCGACGGGAAGATCCGCAGTGGCAGCTGACCGCCTCCCCCGACGGAGTCGAACCGGTTCGATGTGCCGAACTCAAGGATTGAGGACGCGATCCATGCCATTCCCTGACAGAGCCGCCCGGCGCCGCGCCCCCGCCGCCGTGGCCCTGACCCTCGGCGCGGGCCTGCTGGCCGCACCCGCCGTGCCCGCGCAGGCGGCCGGGACCCCGCAGCCCACCGCCCGCTACACCTTCGACCAGGACGACCTCGCCTCCGGCCGGATCACCGACAGCTCCGGCAACGGCCTCACCGCG
This DNA window, taken from Streptomyces sp. NBC_00663, encodes the following:
- a CDS encoding RICIN domain-containing protein: MKSPWTPGRSGRRVTASVAVLLTALATTLLPAAPSQAADTSVTVDFATAGGAPTYHASGMIYGMTPNGSLPQDHFFKDIKWHSMRAGGAQLNSGGYATSLADYRTRWNSTLAQYKRTVALGGTFVLLPHDLWGADGTTSQGWPGDNGDWTQFDNFVTQLVNDVRANNMTVQWDLWNEPDLNIFWGASQSQYLQMWSRFHARVRAAFPDQLIVGPSSASQPNASNTWWTTYLNYVKANNAAPDIYSWHDEPGDPATDVGRANSTLAAAGLTHTRPYQINEYATLSMQSPGGGAWFIGRLERAGADGLRGNWASGNGLHDNEANLLTKNSAGQYLPLGEWFMYRYYGSQSGNIVNLVPGTGTDGLATKDNTAKNAKILLGSNGNTGTVIVNLTGLNTTSVVESGRVRAVVQRVPHNNGAAVAGPETIADTTLTVSGNAASVSLPWTNAKDGYTVTLLPPSNTTVSTVAVSQNSGQCLDDTDLSTADGTQYQQWYCEGGYQQMLDLKPVAGKTNTYTVVNELSGKCLDVRQASTADGAAVTQYTCNGGTNQQFTLHPVTALGNGKDYQLVAVHSGKCVDVSNVSTTAGAPVHQWTCDAASVLSTKRNQIWRLLGKS
- a CDS encoding amylo-alpha-1,6-glucosidase; translation: MTVARTGPAFSLSDIPFSTYGSWFDISPVVAEKTYADDLHLVSHQNGMHAVLRLVPLTRGERARTTWRATPGLLTWEGEQGRVELAYASPDTVRLRGSGLDLGVFAAARALTPFSGTYFFHDPAADAYVFTSYETGRRYRVTVLSGTIAETAGDQALGSGDRGLTVGGAGAGGWEIAVEELDTARPPYAASTAFDDVVESARGAFADFVDAVAPWRSADTPAAELAAYVIWSATVRPAGLVTRPGVLMSKHWMDKVWSWDHCFNALALAPGCPELGLDQFHLPFDHQDAGGALPDSVTHSEVLHNFVKPPIHGWAFGRLRRRLPTPPSRAELAEVYERLERWTDFWLTARRAPGAALPYYQHGNDSGWDNATTFDPERVVVTADLAAFLILQMRELAALAEEFGQQEDVLRWTGAAEEMQAALLDQLWTGDRFVARGAATGDTWSTASLLDLMPIVLGEQLPADVGSALADHIKAHLTPYGLATELTTSPHYLADGYWRGPIWAPATVLIEDGLRRAGHHRLADDISARFRTLCETHGFAENFDAVTGTGLRDRAYTWTAASYLLLAEAHAHRDGH
- a CDS encoding carbohydrate ABC transporter permease yields the protein MRTGWKTALGVLLTGIMLFPVYWMVNVSFTRDQDMRKSPPDLFPVHGTLAGYRAVLDDQLPYLGTSLVVGLGTVALTVALAAPAGYALAKLRPRGGGVLSFVLLAAQMIPGIIMAMGFYAIYLQLDLLQSVPGLIVADSTLAVPFAVLIFTAFMSGIPGELLQAARTDGAGPLRTFWSVVLPMSRNAVVTVSLFAFLWSWSDFVLASTLVNGGAHEPITLGIYHYIGNNNQEWNAIMATAVVASLPAAVILVLAQRYVAAGVTAGAVKD
- a CDS encoding carbohydrate ABC transporter permease; translation: MSATLQQPDRRATLGGPAPTTAPRRRPTSQQWAAWAFLTPVTLYLVLFYAYPLYRNLDLSLRDYTVRSFVQGDAPFTGLANYRTILDDPTFAPALLHTVVFTAVCLVLQYALGLALAVFFNQHFRLSATLRALFLVPWLLPLIVSASTWSWMLSSESGVVNALLSAVGIDPVNWLTSPDWSLTSVIIANVWIGVPFNLVVLYSGLQSIPTSLYEAAALDGAGAWQRFWRITFPLLRPVSAITLLLGLVYTLKVFDIIWIMTKGGPADSSTTFATWSYQLGFGNLVPAFGPGAAVGNLLVVAALVFGLVYVRVQRKQALS
- a CDS encoding LacI family DNA-binding transcriptional regulator; the protein is MNIGEIARRAGVSRSTVSYALSGKRPVSEDTRRKIQQVVDELGYRPSASARALANGRTSTIGLVFPPAGNHYTGMQLDFIGSVVEAAAAYDYDVLLSPSGVDSDRSFQRLLAERRVDGAILMEIRLADDRVDHLAELDFPFVAIGRTARPEGDWWVALDHTALAAACVHHLADLGHRRVAFVNRPEQLLRAGYESAHRGLDGFTKAAAERGLTVRTYCCGDDAASGQTCVERILHDDPDTTALVTLNEAALGGIYRGLAEAGRHVPRDFSITGVVAGRWAETVTPQLTAADVPAAELGRLAVELLVERLDDPDAPPRHHLLTPPISLRASTGPAGVATA